Within Triticum dicoccoides isolate Atlit2015 ecotype Zavitan chromosome 1B, WEW_v2.0, whole genome shotgun sequence, the genomic segment TTCTGTGTTGCGCGTTGTGAGCcatagactcagaatcccggttttcaTACAGACTCGTTTGGTGCTGATGCAGGGCCCTAGGGTTGATGCGGCGAAAGAGGATTTCACGCAGCAAATCAAAAGCCTGAAAGAGGGCTTGTACACCACTTTTGCCAGATGGGAACGGGACAAGCTGTTCGATGGCACTCTGGCACGCCAAAACGGTCAGCTGCTGGAGCAACTTTCTGTGCAAGTCAAGCCTAGACCCAATGACCCACTCTggtatggaatttattggatagcccCAAAATTTCATCTCTTGTTTTCTCTTACCTCTGTCTGATTATATATGATTGTGATTCTCGTATCATCTTGGATGTATGCAGGCGCAAACATCGGCGCGGAAAACGGGTCCATGATTTCATGTTCTATGGAGGGTT encodes:
- the LOC119351020 gene encoding uncharacterized protein LOC119351020, whose protein sequence is MATAALQRVARRLGGRALQEEVQLPRFLHSGKPACSGASVGGSGSAKGPRVDAAKEDFTQQIKSLKEGLYTTFARWERDKLFDGTLARQNGQLLEQLSVQVKPRPNDPLWRKHRRGKRVHDFMFYGGLFCSSYLALGGVLDFFTGPDHSKERKSIEPSV